One region of Lactobacillus johnsonii genomic DNA includes:
- a CDS encoding substrate-binding domain-containing protein: MQKQEVTIYDVAREAKVSMATVSRVVNGNNNVRKETREKVLAVIDRLHYQPNAVAQGLASKRTTTVGLIVPDLTNMHFAELSKGIDDIATMYKYNILLSSVGNTLLNEDQVIQNLLNKQVDGVIYMSNLMSERAQEIFKRTNTPVVLAGTTDANQDFPSVTIDYKAAEKEALGLLLKNGKKNLALVVGDGKAYVNKDNRFVAYKDFMEEHNLENVHIYEGARTYEDGYELFKQIKADKIEGIIATRDVTAAGIINAAADAGVAIPDDLEIISAASTNVAKIVRPQLTTVQQPLYDIGAVAMRMLTKLMSNEELDEAHVILPYTLKQSRSTK; encoded by the coding sequence ATGCAAAAACAAGAAGTAACTATTTATGATGTTGCTCGTGAAGCAAAAGTTTCTATGGCTACTGTTTCAAGAGTAGTAAATGGAAATAATAATGTACGTAAAGAAACACGTGAAAAGGTATTAGCTGTCATTGACCGTTTGCATTATCAACCTAATGCCGTAGCTCAAGGATTAGCTTCAAAGAGAACTACAACTGTTGGTTTGATTGTTCCTGACTTAACGAATATGCATTTTGCAGAATTATCTAAAGGAATTGACGATATTGCTACTATGTATAAGTACAATATTTTACTTTCTAGTGTCGGTAATACTTTGTTAAATGAAGATCAAGTAATTCAAAACTTACTTAATAAGCAAGTTGATGGTGTAATTTACATGTCAAACTTGATGAGTGAAAGGGCACAAGAAATTTTCAAACGTACTAACACACCAGTTGTTTTGGCAGGTACTACAGATGCAAATCAAGATTTTCCTAGTGTAACAATTGATTATAAGGCAGCTGAGAAAGAAGCCTTAGGCTTATTATTGAAGAATGGTAAGAAAAACCTTGCTTTAGTTGTTGGCGATGGAAAAGCTTATGTTAATAAGGATAATCGTTTTGTAGCTTATAAAGATTTTATGGAAGAACATAACTTAGAAAATGTTCATATCTATGAAGGTGCTAGAACTTATGAAGACGGTTATGAATTATTTAAACAAATTAAAGCAGATAAAATAGAGGGAATTATTGCTACTCGTGATGTAACTGCAGCTGGTATTATTAATGCAGCAGCAGATGCAGGTGTAGCTATTCCAGATGACTTAGAAATTATATCTGCTGCTTCAACTAATGTGGCTAAAATTGTTCGTCCGCAATTAACAACTGTGCAACAACCACTTTATGATATCGGTGCTGTTGCAATGAGAATGTTAACTAAATTAATGAGTAACGAAGAATTAGATGAAGCTCATGTTATCTTGCCATATACTTTAAAGCAATCTCGTTCTACTAAATAA
- a CDS encoding bifunctional metallophosphatase/5'-nucleotidase: protein MEKLRIIHTNDLHSHFEQFPKIKRYLHQAQNDKSVDQTFTFDAGDFMDRSHPLSDATEGQANIKLMNEFNYDAITIGNNEGISNSHAVLEKLFDHANFPVVLANLREEDESMPKWCTPYKIFETKKKTRIAVVGLTAAYPMTYGPNHWHVKLISDTLDKLLPKIKGQYDMLIIVSHIGLRVDRYIAHHYPEVDLIVGGHSHDYLAKGEKVNNTWITQTGKWGQHIGDISVELNDEHQVLSIKPNTVTTDDLPSLDSDQKQIVDWHQKGEQMLKARKIAYLPGKFDHDKMAAIQVSLDAISEFAGTDVAVLNSGLFLKPFHQGVLTEADLQAALPHPMHVVQTKLLGSDVWRMVMEMEKNRHFLSKFALKGMSFRGKIFGDLVYKGIQVDHASRTVYINGKEIDPEKEYTLALLDHYVLIPFFPTISIMGKNKFLFPDYLRTVIGNYLKKKYPINKEKEK from the coding sequence ATGGAAAAATTACGTATTATTCATACTAATGACCTACATTCACATTTTGAACAATTTCCTAAAATAAAAAGATACTTGCATCAAGCTCAAAATGATAAGAGCGTTGATCAAACATTTACTTTTGATGCTGGTGATTTTATGGATCGATCACATCCTTTGTCTGACGCAACAGAAGGACAGGCTAACATTAAATTAATGAATGAATTTAATTATGATGCAATTACCATTGGAAATAATGAAGGTATTTCAAATTCTCATGCAGTTTTAGAAAAATTATTTGATCACGCTAATTTTCCCGTTGTATTAGCTAACCTACGTGAGGAAGATGAGAGTATGCCAAAGTGGTGTACTCCCTATAAAATATTTGAAACCAAAAAGAAGACTAGAATTGCAGTTGTTGGTTTAACAGCTGCATATCCAATGACATATGGTCCCAATCATTGGCATGTGAAGTTGATTTCTGATACTTTAGATAAATTACTGCCGAAGATAAAGGGTCAATATGATATGTTAATTATTGTTAGTCATATTGGTTTAAGGGTGGATCGATATATAGCCCATCATTATCCTGAAGTAGACTTGATTGTTGGCGGACATAGTCATGACTATTTAGCAAAAGGTGAAAAAGTAAACAATACTTGGATTACTCAGACAGGAAAATGGGGTCAACATATTGGTGACATTAGTGTTGAATTAAATGATGAGCATCAAGTATTATCAATTAAACCAAACACTGTCACTACTGATGACTTACCAAGTTTAGATTCCGATCAAAAGCAAATTGTAGATTGGCATCAAAAAGGTGAGCAGATGCTTAAAGCACGAAAAATTGCTTATTTACCAGGTAAATTTGATCATGATAAGATGGCAGCAATTCAAGTTTCACTTGATGCAATTAGTGAATTTGCTGGAACTGATGTTGCTGTCTTGAATAGTGGTTTATTTTTAAAACCATTTCATCAGGGAGTTTTAACGGAAGCCGACTTACAAGCTGCTTTGCCTCATCCAATGCATGTGGTACAAACTAAGCTGCTTGGAAGTGATGTTTGGCGCATGGTAATGGAGATGGAAAAAAATCGTCATTTTCTAAGTAAATTTGCACTTAAGGGAATGAGTTTTAGAGGTAAGATTTTTGGAGATCTTGTATATAAGGGAATACAAGTTGATCATGCAAGTAGAACGGTTTACATTAATGGAAAAGAAATTGATCCTGAAAAAGAATATACACTTGCATTGCTTGATCACTATGTTTTGATTCCATTTTTCCCTACAATTTCAATTATGGGTAAAAATAAATTTTTATTCCCCGATTATCTAAGAACCGTAATAGGAAACTATTTAAAAAAGAAATACCCAATAAATAAAGAGAAAGAAAAATAA
- a CDS encoding DUF948 domain-containing protein, with protein sequence MSISYGALAGLIAAVAFLILVLFTLPLIVRATKTMKKVDSTMDSVNIAVDDLTKQTAVLMKQSEDLLEKSNALLADVNGKVTELEPVVKAAADLGESVSDINSSSRRMIERFSGMGIRGAGIGIFSSLVSRMFARRKRRRGED encoded by the coding sequence ATGTCAATTTCATATGGTGCATTAGCTGGCTTGATTGCAGCAGTTGCCTTTTTAATCTTAGTCTTATTTACTTTGCCTTTAATTGTTAGAGCAACTAAGACAATGAAGAAAGTTGACTCAACTATGGATAGCGTTAATATAGCAGTTGATGACTTAACTAAGCAGACTGCAGTATTGATGAAACAAAGTGAAGATTTATTAGAAAAAAGTAATGCTCTTCTAGCCGATGTAAATGGTAAAGTAACCGAGTTAGAACCAGTTGTGAAGGCAGCTGCAGATTTAGGTGAAAGCGTGTCAGACATTAATTCTTCATCAAGAAGAATGATTGAACGTTTCTCTGGTATGGGTATTAGAGGAGCTGGAATTGGCATCTTTTCATCTCTAGTTAGTCGAATGTTTGCAAGACGTAAGCGTCGTCGCGGTGAAGACTAA
- a CDS encoding transglycosylase domain-containing protein has translation MKNLKEKIRKFLTAGPEVKTLQSESDESQWKFYSGIVYLTLRRVFHYFILIAFFGLFLLIGFGGGYALGIVRNQPIPTISELNHQINHAQNSATLYYAGNKKIATVRPDTVTKKASESELTPLVKNAVTATEDENFYIHKGVLPKSLVRAVLSELTGVGVQTGGSTLTQQLVKMQFLTSQTTWRRKVTEMFYAHKIEKHFSKEDILRAYLNAAPYGKNNRGENIVGIKTAAEGIFGKSISELNLPQVAFIAGLPQSPSVYTPYRLNGKVKSDLDLAMRRKDIVLFRMYRNGDISKKAYLAAKKYDLRADFLAPEKAPKQKKQSGYLYNLVMNKSASLLAENLIEQDGLKVSDVKQDTNRYNQYLTSATELLHQKGYHIKTTIRKPLYQTMQQVVKQNKYGQDRTSRDFDSSTNKWVNTTEHVENGSVVIDNATGKVLAFSGGVDFKNSQINHAFDTYRSPGSSIKPYLVYGPAIEHKLISSQTAIADFPTRFGNYIPTDYNSTVENRFISAQEALSKSYNLPAVNLYSKLVNDKNINLRQDMKKLGLNLSKSEFENLGLALGGTDYGFSVADNASAFSNFYNNGKRADQYYIEEIQDPSGRVIYKHKQNPQKVFSTGTSYIMQKMLHQVVTKGTASSLTGTLKFDYKNLIGKTGTSNDYRDIWFNGSTPGITISSWMGYDNFYGHSYNLDSNSSETNLNLWANIANALYKEDPSIFKLNDAPSRPSSVYKNRVLARTGTLSGTVSYDGDNIDLTGKKTTALSLSPAPNATARFGIGGSTKDYNLFYDYLEGKHNDYGKVLIYTGKTISKKKNINSLFAVADGSTSENAKNYYGKNHEVYRESNNNSSSSTNRNVGANDEQARSTGQGGNNNSSSTTRSTVSTRESPSSSQNNRSESNNAIEANDVNSNISPSENAPTSGTTSTEATAGDAAAENAPTAP, from the coding sequence GTGAAAAATTTAAAAGAGAAAATCAGAAAGTTCCTAACTGCGGGGCCAGAAGTTAAAACACTGCAAAGCGAATCAGACGAAAGCCAGTGGAAATTTTATAGTGGTATCGTCTATTTAACCTTGCGCCGTGTTTTTCATTATTTTATTTTAATTGCATTTTTCGGTTTATTTTTACTAATTGGTTTTGGTGGAGGTTATGCACTTGGCATTGTTCGTAATCAACCTATTCCAACTATTAGCGAATTAAATCATCAAATAAATCATGCTCAAAATTCAGCTACCCTCTACTATGCTGGTAATAAAAAAATTGCTACTGTTCGACCAGATACGGTTACTAAAAAAGCAAGTGAAAGTGAATTAACTCCCCTCGTTAAGAATGCTGTAACAGCCACTGAGGATGAAAACTTTTATATTCATAAGGGTGTTTTACCTAAGTCCTTAGTTAGAGCTGTACTTTCTGAACTAACAGGTGTTGGTGTGCAGACTGGTGGGTCAACTTTAACTCAGCAGTTAGTTAAGATGCAATTCTTAACTAGCCAGACAACTTGGAGAAGAAAAGTTACTGAAATGTTTTATGCTCATAAGATCGAAAAACATTTTTCTAAAGAAGACATTCTCCGTGCATATTTAAATGCTGCTCCTTATGGTAAAAATAATCGCGGAGAAAATATTGTCGGCATTAAAACTGCTGCTGAAGGTATATTTGGTAAATCAATTTCTGAACTTAATTTACCGCAAGTCGCTTTTATTGCCGGTCTACCTCAAAGTCCGTCTGTATATACTCCATATCGCTTAAATGGAAAAGTAAAAAGTGATCTTGACTTAGCAATGCGGCGAAAAGACATTGTTTTATTCCGTATGTACAGAAATGGCGATATTAGTAAAAAAGCTTATCTTGCAGCTAAAAAATATGATTTACGGGCTGACTTCCTTGCTCCTGAAAAAGCACCTAAGCAAAAGAAACAAAGCGGTTACTTATACAATTTAGTAATGAATAAGAGTGCTAGTCTTTTAGCTGAAAACTTGATTGAACAAGATGGTTTAAAAGTCTCTGACGTTAAACAAGATACAAACCGTTATAATCAATACCTAACTAGTGCAACTGAGCTTCTTCATCAAAAGGGTTACCACATTAAAACCACAATTAGAAAGCCGCTGTACCAGACCATGCAACAGGTTGTTAAGCAAAACAAGTATGGTCAAGACCGAACTTCTCGTGATTTTGATTCCTCTACTAATAAGTGGGTTAATACTACTGAGCATGTTGAAAATGGTAGTGTAGTAATAGATAATGCTACCGGTAAGGTCTTAGCATTTAGTGGTGGGGTTGACTTTAAAAATTCTCAAATTAACCATGCCTTTGATACTTACCGCTCTCCTGGTTCTTCAATTAAGCCATATTTAGTTTATGGACCAGCGATAGAGCATAAGCTTATTTCAAGCCAAACCGCAATTGCTGACTTCCCTACCAGATTTGGTAACTATATTCCAACTGACTATAACTCAACTGTTGAAAACAGATTTATCTCAGCTCAGGAAGCTTTAAGTAAGTCTTATAACCTTCCTGCTGTAAATTTATACAGTAAGTTAGTTAACGATAAAAATATCAATCTGCGTCAAGATATGAAGAAATTAGGCTTAAATTTAAGTAAGAGTGAATTTGAAAACTTAGGATTAGCTCTTGGTGGTACTGATTACGGTTTTTCAGTAGCTGATAATGCTAGTGCCTTTTCTAACTTCTATAACAATGGTAAACGTGCCGATCAATACTATATTGAAGAAATTCAAGATCCATCAGGTCGAGTAATCTATAAGCACAAACAAAATCCACAAAAAGTCTTCTCTACAGGCACTTCCTACATTATGCAGAAGATGCTACACCAAGTAGTGACTAAAGGGACTGCTTCAAGCTTAACCGGTACCTTGAAGTTTGATTATAAGAACTTAATTGGTAAAACTGGAACAAGTAATGATTATCGTGATATTTGGTTTAATGGATCTACTCCTGGAATTACAATTTCTAGTTGGATGGGCTATGATAACTTCTACGGTCATTCATACAACTTAGATTCTAATTCTAGTGAGACTAATTTAAATCTATGGGCCAATATTGCTAATGCATTATATAAGGAAGATCCGTCGATCTTTAAATTAAATGATGCGCCTAGCCGTCCAAGCTCCGTTTATAAAAATAGAGTCTTAGCAAGAACAGGAACATTATCTGGAACAGTAAGCTATGATGGCGATAATATTGATCTCACTGGCAAAAAGACTACCGCATTAAGTCTTTCACCAGCACCAAATGCAACTGCTAGATTTGGTATTGGTGGCTCAACCAAAGACTACAACCTCTTCTATGATTACTTAGAAGGTAAACATAATGACTATGGTAAAGTCTTAATCTACACTGGTAAGACGATTTCTAAGAAAAAGAATATTAATAGTCTCTTTGCTGTAGCTGATGGATCGACTTCAGAAAATGCAAAAAATTATTATGGCAAAAACCATGAAGTTTATCGTGAATCTAATAATAATTCTTCTTCCTCAACTAATCGGAATGTAGGAGCCAATGATGAACAAGCTAGGAGTACAGGACAAGGCGGAAACAACAATTCTTCCTCCACTACGAGAAGTACCGTTTCTACTCGTGAATCTCCTTCTTCATCTCAAAATAATAGATCAGAAAGTAATAATGCTATTGAAGCTAACGATGTAAATTCAAATATTAGTCCAAGTGAAAATGCTCCTACGAGCGGCACTACTAGCACAGAAGCTACTGCGGGTGACGCTGCAGCAGAGAATGCTCCTACCGCTCCATAA
- a CDS encoding mechanosensitive ion channel family protein, which produces MNWSTILKGTSTTKKTNNVDSLIDWNSVLHTLLSRGTQILITTGIFFLIWRIGKRLLTRYLLKNPKFQEHMTGRKRTLAQLGVALFQYTILLFYLYSLLTLLGIPVGTLIASVGLVSLALGMGAQGLVSDVITGINILSEGEYNIGDTVKIGTYTGTVLSFTLRNTRLKTTNGAVIYIPNRNITIVENLTHGSHSGWSMNINLNLSVDNDLTTVNHAINTVNKDLKDKFKNQIKKGPQIIGIINQTGSSITYQIHFQVVANSQSQVKNAYLSAYIKKFNQQDIKFSSIPTKQENTTTS; this is translated from the coding sequence TTGAACTGGTCAACTATTTTAAAAGGAACATCTACAACTAAAAAAACTAATAATGTTGATTCACTTATTGATTGGAATAGTGTACTTCATACTCTCTTAAGTCGTGGAACTCAAATTCTAATTACAACTGGAATCTTTTTCTTGATTTGGCGTATAGGTAAACGCTTATTAACCCGTTACTTACTGAAAAATCCCAAGTTTCAAGAACACATGACTGGTCGAAAAAGAACCTTAGCTCAACTTGGCGTTGCTCTTTTTCAATACACAATTCTTTTATTTTATTTATACAGTCTTTTAACACTTCTAGGCATTCCAGTCGGGACTCTTATCGCTAGTGTGGGACTTGTTTCTCTTGCTTTAGGGATGGGGGCTCAAGGTTTAGTAAGTGATGTAATAACTGGAATAAATATTCTAAGTGAGGGCGAATATAATATTGGCGATACTGTCAAAATTGGAACCTATACTGGAACTGTTCTTTCTTTCACCTTACGTAATACTCGTCTTAAAACTACCAATGGTGCAGTTATCTATATTCCCAATCGCAATATTACTATTGTAGAAAATTTAACTCATGGTTCACATTCTGGATGGAGTATGAACATTAATTTGAATTTATCGGTTGATAACGATCTTACAACTGTTAACCATGCAATTAACACAGTAAATAAAGACCTAAAAGATAAATTTAAAAATCAAATTAAAAAGGGGCCGCAAATTATTGGCATTATCAATCAAACCGGTTCAAGTATTACTTACCAGATTCATTTTCAAGTAGTGGCTAACAGTCAAAGCCAGGTAAAAAATGCTTATCTGAGTGCTTATATCAAAAAGTTCAATCAACAAGATATAAAATTTAGTTCTATACCTACAAAACAAGAAAATACTACTACTTCTTAA
- a CDS encoding aminopeptidase P family protein: MNLDKLQNWLISTNNDVVYISDPISINYFTGYSMDPHERIFALLAFKDKPAFIFAPELNVEEAKNSAWDGDVYGYLDHENPWSKIADLVNQRIGTPNNIAIEKVHLSVDRLEALRIAFPDSSFTNNVSPFVAEARLRKTPEEVEQLKAAGAEADFAFQIGFNALKNGVTERYVAGQIDYQLKLQKGVMHTSFETIVQAGKNAANPHLGPTMNKIEPNELVLFDLGTMHNGYASDSSRTVAYGEPTAKEKEIYEVDREAQQAAIEAAKPGITASELDAVARDIITKAGYGEYFIHRLGHGIGMNVHEFPQIMEGNDVVLEEGMCFSIEPGIYIPNVAGVRIEDCGVVTKNGFETFTKTSKELKYIPVKD; encoded by the coding sequence ATGAACTTAGATAAGTTACAAAATTGGCTAATTTCAACCAATAATGATGTTGTCTACATCTCTGATCCAATTAGTATTAATTACTTTACTGGCTACAGCATGGATCCTCACGAAAGAATTTTTGCGTTGCTAGCTTTTAAAGATAAGCCAGCTTTTATTTTTGCACCTGAATTAAATGTTGAAGAAGCTAAAAATTCAGCCTGGGATGGAGATGTTTATGGCTATCTTGATCACGAAAATCCATGGTCAAAAATTGCTGACTTGGTAAATCAACGTATTGGCACTCCAAATAATATTGCTATTGAAAAAGTCCATCTTTCAGTTGATCGCTTAGAAGCATTAAGAATCGCCTTTCCTGATTCCTCGTTTACAAATAATGTATCCCCATTTGTTGCTGAAGCACGCTTACGTAAAACACCAGAGGAAGTTGAACAATTAAAAGCTGCTGGCGCAGAAGCTGACTTTGCTTTTCAAATTGGTTTTAATGCCCTTAAAAACGGTGTAACTGAACGCTACGTTGCTGGTCAAATTGATTACCAGTTAAAACTTCAAAAAGGTGTAATGCACACTAGTTTTGAAACAATCGTCCAAGCTGGTAAAAATGCTGCTAACCCTCATCTTGGCCCAACCATGAATAAAATTGAACCAAATGAATTAGTTCTTTTTGACCTTGGAACAATGCATAATGGCTATGCTTCGGACTCAAGTAGAACTGTTGCTTACGGAGAACCAACTGCTAAAGAAAAAGAAATCTACGAAGTTGATCGTGAAGCTCAACAAGCAGCGATTGAAGCCGCAAAACCTGGTATTACAGCTAGTGAACTTGATGCCGTTGCTAGAGATATCATCACTAAGGCTGGCTATGGCGAGTATTTCATCCACCGTCTTGGTCATGGTATTGGTATGAACGTTCATGAATTTCCACAAATTATGGAAGGAAATGATGTTGTTCTTGAAGAAGGTATGTGTTTCTCAATTGAGCCAGGTATTTATATCCCTAACGTAGCTGGTGTTAGAATCGAAGACTGTGGTGTTGTGACAAAGAATGGTTTTGAAACTTTTACTAAAACAAGTAAAGAATTGAAATACATTCCCGTTAAAGACTAA
- the pepV gene encoding dipeptidase PepV translates to MEELDYKKLAQEKKDAILNDLKELIAIDSSEDLNNTSKEYPVGPGPVKAMKKFLSFAKRDGFDTENFDNYADRINMGSGDKRVGIIGHMDVVPAGEGWKTDPFKMTIKDGKIYGRGSADDKGPSLAAYYGMLILKEHGFKPKKKIDFVLGTNEETNWVGIDYYLKHQPAPDVAFSPDAEFPIINGEQGIVTLKLDFKFDPSQGDVKLWTFQSGIATNVIPQTAHAQLEGDIDGIKEKFDLFLKEHKLEGKAEMLSGRLALTLTGHGAHASAPETGRNAATYLALFLDSLNFDGQAKNFLHFLATVEHKDFNGKKLGIFHHDDLMGDLTSSPSMFNFEGQNAYLLNNVRYPQGIEPEEMVKNINEKFGDILDARVEGSAEAPHYVPGDDPIVKTLLSVYEKQTGKKGHEVIIGGGTYGRLFKHGVAFGAQPEGAPLVMHQPNEYMKVDDLINSIAIYAEAIYELTK, encoded by the coding sequence ATGGAAGAACTAGATTATAAAAAATTAGCTCAGGAAAAAAAGGATGCTATTTTAAATGATTTAAAAGAATTAATCGCAATTGATTCTTCTGAAGATTTAAACAACACCAGTAAAGAATACCCAGTTGGTCCTGGCCCAGTTAAAGCAATGAAGAAGTTTTTATCTTTTGCTAAACGCGATGGTTTCGACACTGAAAATTTTGATAACTATGCAGATCGAATCAATATGGGTTCTGGTGACAAACGTGTAGGTATTATTGGACATATGGATGTTGTTCCTGCTGGCGAAGGCTGGAAGACTGATCCATTTAAGATGACTATTAAAGATGGAAAAATCTATGGTCGTGGTAGTGCTGATGATAAAGGACCTTCTTTAGCTGCTTATTATGGAATGCTTATCTTAAAGGAACATGGATTTAAGCCTAAAAAGAAGATTGATTTTGTCCTTGGAACTAATGAAGAAACTAATTGGGTAGGAATTGATTACTACCTCAAGCATCAACCAGCTCCTGATGTTGCCTTCTCACCTGATGCTGAATTTCCAATTATCAACGGTGAACAAGGAATTGTTACTCTAAAACTTGACTTCAAATTTGACCCAAGCCAAGGTGACGTTAAGCTTTGGACATTCCAATCTGGAATCGCTACTAACGTCATCCCTCAAACCGCTCATGCCCAACTTGAAGGCGATATTGACGGCATTAAAGAAAAATTTGATCTTTTCCTTAAAGAACACAAACTTGAAGGTAAGGCTGAAATGCTTAGTGGTCGCCTTGCATTAACATTAACTGGTCATGGCGCTCATGCATCAGCTCCTGAAACTGGTAGAAATGCTGCTACTTACCTTGCCCTCTTCCTTGATAGTCTTAACTTTGATGGCCAAGCAAAGAACTTCTTACACTTCCTAGCAACTGTTGAACATAAAGACTTCAATGGTAAGAAATTAGGCATTTTCCACCATGATGATTTAATGGGTGATTTAACCAGTTCACCAAGTATGTTTAATTTTGAAGGTCAAAATGCATACCTCTTAAACAATGTTCGCTACCCTCAAGGTATTGAACCAGAAGAAATGGTGAAAAATATCAACGAAAAGTTTGGTGATATTTTAGATGCTAGAGTTGAAGGCTCTGCTGAAGCTCCACACTATGTTCCTGGCGATGATCCAATTGTTAAGACACTTCTTTCTGTTTATGAAAAACAAACTGGTAAGAAGGGACATGAGGTTATCATTGGTGGTGGTACATACGGCCGGCTATTCAAACATGGTGTAGCTTTTGGTGCTCAACCAGAAGGTGCCCCACTTGTTATGCACCAACCAAATGAATACATGAAGGTTGATGATTTAATCAATTCAATTGCTATTTACGCCGAAGCAATTTATGAATTAACTAAGTAA
- a CDS encoding glycerophosphodiester phosphodiesterase, translated as MKTSRLYFLALFFSLIFIFESGFLVIGHRGNPSKYPEETIQSDNSAFADGADYVELDLHVSKDNVLVVSHDRDLSRVVGSPVIVSQNNFSYLNTLKQANGESIISLDQLFDYYKDKPNTKFLLETKKTKHNSPKNMEELLASSIKKYHMQDRVMIHSFSAPSLKTMSQLLPDVPRIFIVGSLQRINFDVLSYVNGINISSDLVTQNPKLIGQLHALHQKVFVWAEMNESPKLWNWLINNDVDGVVTNFPARGYKYKLAKSGTKKYTVNKDGIYFGRTPTGVSVNPYLNVKTSKQISFLQPVHVSSAVIASGQTFYQIGDKEFVPADLVSLDLQPEWILPYWNLSIINPIQNPIFTYNKPDRQSGKKAQLMPNKRYKILGVSGGVNDLWLLTDYGWVKSSKILYYGLFNKNTFAYKNYRKLDPAYRQTNVALFPYLPVEKVPIKNFWSTYSDVNAVIFNQR; from the coding sequence ATGAAAACAAGCCGGCTTTACTTTTTAGCCCTTTTTTTTAGTTTAATTTTTATTTTTGAATCTGGATTTCTGGTTATCGGACACCGAGGCAACCCCAGTAAATATCCAGAAGAAACAATTCAAAGTGACAACTCAGCTTTCGCAGATGGTGCAGATTATGTTGAACTTGATCTTCATGTTTCAAAAGATAACGTCTTAGTCGTTTCTCATGACCGCGACTTAAGCCGAGTTGTTGGATCACCGGTTATTGTATCACAAAATAATTTTTCCTATTTAAATACCTTAAAACAAGCTAACGGTGAGTCAATCATTTCGCTAGATCAATTATTTGATTATTATAAAGATAAACCTAATACTAAGTTCCTTCTTGAAACGAAAAAGACTAAACATAATAGCCCTAAAAATATGGAGGAGCTTCTTGCTAGCAGTATCAAAAAATATCATATGCAAGATCGGGTCATGATCCATAGCTTTTCTGCCCCTAGTCTAAAGACTATGAGTCAATTATTACCTGATGTACCTAGAATTTTTATTGTTGGCTCTCTGCAAAGAATTAATTTTGATGTATTAAGCTATGTAAATGGAATTAACATTTCATCTGATTTAGTCACTCAAAATCCTAAACTTATCGGTCAGCTTCATGCTCTACATCAAAAAGTATTTGTTTGGGCCGAAATGAACGAATCACCTAAATTATGGAACTGGTTAATTAACAATGATGTAGATGGAGTTGTAACGAACTTTCCTGCAAGAGGCTATAAATACAAATTGGCCAAGAGTGGTACTAAAAAATATACTGTTAATAAAGATGGTATTTACTTTGGTCGTACTCCGACTGGAGTTAGCGTAAACCCATATCTAAATGTGAAAACTTCAAAGCAAATTAGTTTCTTACAACCTGTCCATGTTTCTTCAGCTGTTATTGCATCGGGACAAACTTTTTATCAAATTGGTGATAAGGAATTTGTTCCTGCAGATCTAGTTAGCTTAGATTTGCAGCCTGAATGGATTTTGCCATATTGGAATTTAAGTATTATTAATCCTATCCAAAATCCGATTTTCACTTATAATAAACCTGATAGGCAGTCTGGTAAAAAAGCCCAACTCATGCCTAATAAACGCTATAAAATATTAGGTGTAAGTGGCGGAGTCAATGATTTATGGCTTCTTACTGACTATGGCTGGGTAAAGTCTTCTAAGATCTTATATTATGGTCTATTCAATAAGAACACTTTTGCCTATAAGAATTATCGAAAACTTGATCCAGCTTATCGTCAAACCAACGTTGCACTATTTCCTTATTTACCAGTAGAAAAAGTCCCAATTAAAAACTTTTGGTCGACTTATTCTGATGTAAATGCTGTAATATTTAATCAGAGATAA